Proteins from a single region of Ailuropoda melanoleuca isolate Jingjing chromosome 15, ASM200744v2, whole genome shotgun sequence:
- the ZBED4 gene encoding zinc finger BED domain-containing protein 4 isoform X1, translating into MENKQETHPKRDGEFVSEKINFKVDEEDVRIPNHGLEGVAFKSEQDGNQAEGGGQRAEAREAGRGREPPGKCLPADQEEEYGSLFSQYSSTLYDVAMEAVTRSLLSGRGVSSRKKSPAWKHFFISPRDSTKAICTYCMKEFSRGKNEKDLSTSCLMRHVRRAHPTVLDQENGGLPALPSLSPPALRLPPQPADGGDLGAVPSPIKLAPALAPKVPSPDDVTEESVSAVSSEEGPSDGCAPDKYGRGEALGGPPHLPTLPCEESAENGVEKNPPLPKSTSGSRRRSAVWKHFYLSPLDNSKAVCVHCMNEFSRGKNGKDLGTSCLIRHMWRAHRSIVLQENGGGTGIPPPYAAPPTLLPALPPPDGDPSSVSSSPGKLVQESPSASSSPDRLTEDLQVHLNAGEAPMEDASALSSDDVGEASVASSPEKPQAGGASPGLPECGAVSQQTKKVTRRLKSGVWQHFSLAPTDSLKAVCRHCACVISRGKRGDVGTSCLMRHLCRRHPEVVGGQKGSLGASLAGSPYATLASAEGPSSKLTDLPTMVTKNNQVLFPVSSKKTSKLWNHFSICSADPTKVVCLHCGRTISRGKKPTNLGTSCLLRHLQRFHSSVLKTDAPRAPRASSPSLRGPLSAQLAGASSFEDANEKFYDSHPVAKKITSLIAEMIALDLQPYSFVDNVGFNRLLEYLKPQYSLPSPSYFSRTAIPGMYNNVKQIVLSHLKEAESGVIHFTSGIWMSNQTREYLTLTAHWVTFASSARPYCEDHHCSALLDVSQVDCDYSGNSIRKQLECWWEAWVTSAGLQIGITVTDNASIGKTLSEGERASVQCFSHTVSLAVSEALKSQRMVQGLLSIARKLCERVQRSPRAKERLAELQREYALPQHHLLQDVPSRWNTSFHMLERLIEQKRAINEMSIECNFRELISCDQWEVMQSVCHALKPFDAASREMSAHVSTLGQVIPMIHILSRKVEMLFEETTGIDTMLKSLKEAMASRLAAALHDPRYIFATLLDPRYKASLFSEEEAEQYKQDLIRELEALNSTSEDAPVSNGCDAGSPSQAAVGEDNLWSLMAKMTKKGPREKTKVPEDMVLAYLEEEVLEHGCDPLTYWSLKKSAWPGLAALAVRFLGCPPSIVPSERLFNTPTENGSFGQSRLMMEHFEKLIFLKVNLPLIYFQY; encoded by the coding sequence ATGGAGAATAAGCAGGAAACTCATCCCAAAAGGGATGGTGAATTtgtttctgagaaaataaattttaaagtagacGAGGAGGATGTTCGAATCCCTAATCACGGTTTGGAAGGAGTGGCGTTTAAGAGCGAGCAGGACGGTAACCAGGCGGAGGGTGGTGGGCAGCGGGCGGAGGCCAGGGAGGCGGGCCGGGGCCGCGAGCCCCCCGGGAAGTGCCTCCCGGCCGACCAGGAGGAGGAGTATGGGTCTCTGTTCTCGCAGTACAGTAGCACGCTGTACGACGTGGCCATGGAGGCCGTGACGCGGAGCCTGCTCTCGGGCCGCGGCGTGAGCTCCAGGAAGAAGTCTCCGGCCTGGAAGCACTTCTTCATCTCCCCCCGGGACAGCACGAAAGCCATCTGCACGTACTGCATGAAGGAGTTCAGCCGAGGGAAGAACGAGAAGGATCTGAGCACCAGCTGCCTCATGAGGCACGTGAGGCGGGCACACCCTACGGTGCTCGACCAGGAGAACGGCGGCCTGCcggccctgccctccctctcgCCCCCTGCACTGCGGCTCCCGCCACAGCCCGCCGACGGCGGGGACCTGGGCGCCGTGCCGTCGCCCATCAAGCTCGCCCCGGCGCTGGCGCCCAAGGTCCCGTCCCCCGATGATGTGACGGAGGAGTCTGTGTCTGCGGTCTCGTCTGAAGAGGGCCCCTCCGACGGGTGCGCCCCTGACAAGTATGGCAGGGGGGAGGCCCTGGGGGGGCCGCCgcacctccccaccctcccctgtgAGGAGAGCGCAGAGAACGGGGTGGAGAAAAACCCGCCGCTCCCGAAGAGCACGTCGGGGTCCAGGAGGCGGTCGGCCGTGTGGAAGCACTTCTACCTGTCGCCCCTGGACAACTCCAAGGCGGTGTGCGTGCACTGCATGAACGAGTTCAGCCGGGGCAAGAACGGGAAGGACCTGGGCACCAGCTGCCTCATCAGACACATGTGGCGGGCGCACCGCTCCATCGTGCTGCAGGAGAACGGCGGGGGCACCGGCATCCCGCCCCCGTACGCCGCGCCCCCCACCCTGCTACCCGCCCTGCCGCCTCCCGACGGAGACCCGAGCTCCGTGTCCTCCTCTCCTGGGAAGCTGGTCCAGGAGTCCCCTTCGGCGTCCTCCTCCCCCGACCGGCTGACTGAGGACCTGCAGGTGCATTTGAACGCCGGAGAGGCGCCGATGGAAGACGCGTCGGCGCTGTCCTCCGACGACGTGGGCGAGGCCTCTGTGGCGTCCTCCCCCGAGAAGCCGCAGGCTGGCGGGGCGAGCCCCGGTCTGCCGGAGTGTGGTGCCGTGTCCCAGCAGACCAAGAAGGTCACGAGGAGGCTGAAGTCGGGCGTTTGGCAGCATTTTTCACTGGCACCCACGGACAGCCTCAAGGCGGTGTGCAGACACTGTGCCTGCGTCATTAGCCGGGGCAAGAGGGGCGACGTGGGCACCAGCTGCCTGATGCGGCATCTCTGTAGACGCCACCCGGAGGTCGTGGGCGGCCAGAAGGGCTCTCTGGGCGCCAGTCTGGCCGGTTCTCCCTACGCCACCTTGGCTTCCGCAGAAGGTCCCTCCTCCAAATTGACTGACTTGCCAACCATGGTTACGAAAAACAATCAGGTTCTCTTTCCCGTCAGCAGCAAGAAGACCTCCAAGCTGTGGAACCACTTCTCCATCTGCTCCGCAGACCCCACGAAGGTCGTGTGCCTGCACTGCGGCCGCACGATAAGCAGGGGGAAGAAGCCCACCAACCTGGGCACCAGCTGCCTGCTGCGGCACTTGCAGCGCTTCCACAGCAGCGTGCTCAAGACCGACGCACCCAGGGCACCGCGGGCCTCCTCGCCCAGCCTCCGGGGGCCCCTGAGTGCGCAGCTGGCGGGAGCGTCCTCCTTCGAGGACGCCAACGAGAAGTTTTATGATTCTCATCCAGTTGCCAAAAAAATCACAAGTCTCATAGCGGAAATGATTGCACTTGACCTCCAGCCATATTCTTTTGTAGACAATGTTGGCTTTAACAGGCTGCTCGAATACTTGAAACCTCAGTACTCTTTGCCCTCACCTTCCTACTTCTCGAGGACAGCCATCCCAGGTATGTACAATAATGTGAAACAGATCGTCCTGTCGCACCTGAAGGAGGCGGAGAGCGGCGTGATCCACTTCACGTCCGGAATATGGATGAGTAACCAGACCCGCGAGTACCTGACGCTCACCGCCCACTGGGTCACCTTCGCGTCGTCGGCCCGGCCGTACTGCGAGGACCACCACTGCTCGGCCCTGCTGGACGTGTCGCAGGTCGACTGTGACTACAGCGGCAACAGCATCCGGAAGCAGCTGGAGTGCTGGTGGGAGGCCTGGGTGACGTCCGCCGGCCTTCAGATCGGGATCACGGTCACTGACAACGCGAGCATCGGGAAGACGCTGAGCGAGGGCGAGCGCGCCAGCGTGCAGTGCTTCAGCCACACGGTCAGCCTGGCGGTCAGCGAGGCCCTCAAGAGCCAGCGCATGGTGCAGGGTCTCCTGAGCATCGCCCGGAAGCTGTGCGAGCGGGTGCAGCGGTCGCCCAGGGCCAAGGAGAGGCTGGCCGAGCTGCAGCGGGAGTACGCGCTGCCGCAGCACCACCTGCTGCAGGACGTGCCGTCCCGCTGGAACACGTCCTTCCACATGCTCGAGCGGCTCATCGAGCAGAAGCGTGCCATCAACGAGATGTCCATCGAGTGCAACTTCAGAGAGCTCATCAGCTGCGACCAGTGGGAGGTCATGCAGTCCGTGTGCCACGCCCTGAAGCCCTTTGACGCCGCGAGCCGCGAGATGAGCGCCCACGTGTCCACGCTCGGCCAGGTCATCCCCATGATCCACATCCTCAGCCGCAAGGTCGAGATGCTCTTCGAGGAGACCACGGGCATCGACACCATGCTGAAGTCCTTGAAGGAAGCCATGGCGAGCCGGCTGGCGGCCGCCCTGCACGACCCCAGGTACATCTTCGCCACGTTGCTGGACCCTCGCTACAAGGCCTCCCTGTTCTCGGAAGAGGAGGCGGAGCAGTACAAGCAGGATCTAATCAGGGAACTGGAAGCGCTGAATTCTACCTCAGAGGACGCGCCCGTCTCCAACGGGTGTGACGCGGGCTCCCCCTCGCAGGCCGCGGTCGGGGAGGACAACCTGTGGTCCCTCATGGCCAAGATGACGAAGAAGGGCCCCAGGGAGAAGACGAAGGTGCCCGAGGACATGGTGCTGGCGTACCTGGAGGAAGAGGTGCTCGAGCACGGCTGTGACCCCCTCACCTACTGGAGCCTGAAGAAGTCGGCCTGGCCGGGCCTGGCCGCGCTGGCCGTCAGGTTCCTGGGCTGCCCCCCAAGCATCGTCCCTTCCGAGAGGCTGTTCAACACGCCGACGGAGAACGGTAGCTTCGGCCAGTCCAGGCTCATGATggaacattttgaaaaactcaTCTTTTTGAAAGTGAATCTTCCCTTGATATACTTTCAGTATTGA
- the ZBED4 gene encoding zinc finger BED domain-containing protein 4 isoform X2: MEAVTRSLLSGRGVSSRKKSPAWKHFFISPRDSTKAICTYCMKEFSRGKNEKDLSTSCLMRHVRRAHPTVLDQENGGLPALPSLSPPALRLPPQPADGGDLGAVPSPIKLAPALAPKVPSPDDVTEESVSAVSSEEGPSDGCAPDKYGRGEALGGPPHLPTLPCEESAENGVEKNPPLPKSTSGSRRRSAVWKHFYLSPLDNSKAVCVHCMNEFSRGKNGKDLGTSCLIRHMWRAHRSIVLQENGGGTGIPPPYAAPPTLLPALPPPDGDPSSVSSSPGKLVQESPSASSSPDRLTEDLQVHLNAGEAPMEDASALSSDDVGEASVASSPEKPQAGGASPGLPECGAVSQQTKKVTRRLKSGVWQHFSLAPTDSLKAVCRHCACVISRGKRGDVGTSCLMRHLCRRHPEVVGGQKGSLGASLAGSPYATLASAEGPSSKLTDLPTMVTKNNQVLFPVSSKKTSKLWNHFSICSADPTKVVCLHCGRTISRGKKPTNLGTSCLLRHLQRFHSSVLKTDAPRAPRASSPSLRGPLSAQLAGASSFEDANEKFYDSHPVAKKITSLIAEMIALDLQPYSFVDNVGFNRLLEYLKPQYSLPSPSYFSRTAIPGMYNNVKQIVLSHLKEAESGVIHFTSGIWMSNQTREYLTLTAHWVTFASSARPYCEDHHCSALLDVSQVDCDYSGNSIRKQLECWWEAWVTSAGLQIGITVTDNASIGKTLSEGERASVQCFSHTVSLAVSEALKSQRMVQGLLSIARKLCERVQRSPRAKERLAELQREYALPQHHLLQDVPSRWNTSFHMLERLIEQKRAINEMSIECNFRELISCDQWEVMQSVCHALKPFDAASREMSAHVSTLGQVIPMIHILSRKVEMLFEETTGIDTMLKSLKEAMASRLAAALHDPRYIFATLLDPRYKASLFSEEEAEQYKQDLIRELEALNSTSEDAPVSNGCDAGSPSQAAVGEDNLWSLMAKMTKKGPREKTKVPEDMVLAYLEEEVLEHGCDPLTYWSLKKSAWPGLAALAVRFLGCPPSIVPSERLFNTPTENGSFGQSRLMMEHFEKLIFLKVNLPLIYFQY; encoded by the coding sequence ATGGAGGCCGTGACGCGGAGCCTGCTCTCGGGCCGCGGCGTGAGCTCCAGGAAGAAGTCTCCGGCCTGGAAGCACTTCTTCATCTCCCCCCGGGACAGCACGAAAGCCATCTGCACGTACTGCATGAAGGAGTTCAGCCGAGGGAAGAACGAGAAGGATCTGAGCACCAGCTGCCTCATGAGGCACGTGAGGCGGGCACACCCTACGGTGCTCGACCAGGAGAACGGCGGCCTGCcggccctgccctccctctcgCCCCCTGCACTGCGGCTCCCGCCACAGCCCGCCGACGGCGGGGACCTGGGCGCCGTGCCGTCGCCCATCAAGCTCGCCCCGGCGCTGGCGCCCAAGGTCCCGTCCCCCGATGATGTGACGGAGGAGTCTGTGTCTGCGGTCTCGTCTGAAGAGGGCCCCTCCGACGGGTGCGCCCCTGACAAGTATGGCAGGGGGGAGGCCCTGGGGGGGCCGCCgcacctccccaccctcccctgtgAGGAGAGCGCAGAGAACGGGGTGGAGAAAAACCCGCCGCTCCCGAAGAGCACGTCGGGGTCCAGGAGGCGGTCGGCCGTGTGGAAGCACTTCTACCTGTCGCCCCTGGACAACTCCAAGGCGGTGTGCGTGCACTGCATGAACGAGTTCAGCCGGGGCAAGAACGGGAAGGACCTGGGCACCAGCTGCCTCATCAGACACATGTGGCGGGCGCACCGCTCCATCGTGCTGCAGGAGAACGGCGGGGGCACCGGCATCCCGCCCCCGTACGCCGCGCCCCCCACCCTGCTACCCGCCCTGCCGCCTCCCGACGGAGACCCGAGCTCCGTGTCCTCCTCTCCTGGGAAGCTGGTCCAGGAGTCCCCTTCGGCGTCCTCCTCCCCCGACCGGCTGACTGAGGACCTGCAGGTGCATTTGAACGCCGGAGAGGCGCCGATGGAAGACGCGTCGGCGCTGTCCTCCGACGACGTGGGCGAGGCCTCTGTGGCGTCCTCCCCCGAGAAGCCGCAGGCTGGCGGGGCGAGCCCCGGTCTGCCGGAGTGTGGTGCCGTGTCCCAGCAGACCAAGAAGGTCACGAGGAGGCTGAAGTCGGGCGTTTGGCAGCATTTTTCACTGGCACCCACGGACAGCCTCAAGGCGGTGTGCAGACACTGTGCCTGCGTCATTAGCCGGGGCAAGAGGGGCGACGTGGGCACCAGCTGCCTGATGCGGCATCTCTGTAGACGCCACCCGGAGGTCGTGGGCGGCCAGAAGGGCTCTCTGGGCGCCAGTCTGGCCGGTTCTCCCTACGCCACCTTGGCTTCCGCAGAAGGTCCCTCCTCCAAATTGACTGACTTGCCAACCATGGTTACGAAAAACAATCAGGTTCTCTTTCCCGTCAGCAGCAAGAAGACCTCCAAGCTGTGGAACCACTTCTCCATCTGCTCCGCAGACCCCACGAAGGTCGTGTGCCTGCACTGCGGCCGCACGATAAGCAGGGGGAAGAAGCCCACCAACCTGGGCACCAGCTGCCTGCTGCGGCACTTGCAGCGCTTCCACAGCAGCGTGCTCAAGACCGACGCACCCAGGGCACCGCGGGCCTCCTCGCCCAGCCTCCGGGGGCCCCTGAGTGCGCAGCTGGCGGGAGCGTCCTCCTTCGAGGACGCCAACGAGAAGTTTTATGATTCTCATCCAGTTGCCAAAAAAATCACAAGTCTCATAGCGGAAATGATTGCACTTGACCTCCAGCCATATTCTTTTGTAGACAATGTTGGCTTTAACAGGCTGCTCGAATACTTGAAACCTCAGTACTCTTTGCCCTCACCTTCCTACTTCTCGAGGACAGCCATCCCAGGTATGTACAATAATGTGAAACAGATCGTCCTGTCGCACCTGAAGGAGGCGGAGAGCGGCGTGATCCACTTCACGTCCGGAATATGGATGAGTAACCAGACCCGCGAGTACCTGACGCTCACCGCCCACTGGGTCACCTTCGCGTCGTCGGCCCGGCCGTACTGCGAGGACCACCACTGCTCGGCCCTGCTGGACGTGTCGCAGGTCGACTGTGACTACAGCGGCAACAGCATCCGGAAGCAGCTGGAGTGCTGGTGGGAGGCCTGGGTGACGTCCGCCGGCCTTCAGATCGGGATCACGGTCACTGACAACGCGAGCATCGGGAAGACGCTGAGCGAGGGCGAGCGCGCCAGCGTGCAGTGCTTCAGCCACACGGTCAGCCTGGCGGTCAGCGAGGCCCTCAAGAGCCAGCGCATGGTGCAGGGTCTCCTGAGCATCGCCCGGAAGCTGTGCGAGCGGGTGCAGCGGTCGCCCAGGGCCAAGGAGAGGCTGGCCGAGCTGCAGCGGGAGTACGCGCTGCCGCAGCACCACCTGCTGCAGGACGTGCCGTCCCGCTGGAACACGTCCTTCCACATGCTCGAGCGGCTCATCGAGCAGAAGCGTGCCATCAACGAGATGTCCATCGAGTGCAACTTCAGAGAGCTCATCAGCTGCGACCAGTGGGAGGTCATGCAGTCCGTGTGCCACGCCCTGAAGCCCTTTGACGCCGCGAGCCGCGAGATGAGCGCCCACGTGTCCACGCTCGGCCAGGTCATCCCCATGATCCACATCCTCAGCCGCAAGGTCGAGATGCTCTTCGAGGAGACCACGGGCATCGACACCATGCTGAAGTCCTTGAAGGAAGCCATGGCGAGCCGGCTGGCGGCCGCCCTGCACGACCCCAGGTACATCTTCGCCACGTTGCTGGACCCTCGCTACAAGGCCTCCCTGTTCTCGGAAGAGGAGGCGGAGCAGTACAAGCAGGATCTAATCAGGGAACTGGAAGCGCTGAATTCTACCTCAGAGGACGCGCCCGTCTCCAACGGGTGTGACGCGGGCTCCCCCTCGCAGGCCGCGGTCGGGGAGGACAACCTGTGGTCCCTCATGGCCAAGATGACGAAGAAGGGCCCCAGGGAGAAGACGAAGGTGCCCGAGGACATGGTGCTGGCGTACCTGGAGGAAGAGGTGCTCGAGCACGGCTGTGACCCCCTCACCTACTGGAGCCTGAAGAAGTCGGCCTGGCCGGGCCTGGCCGCGCTGGCCGTCAGGTTCCTGGGCTGCCCCCCAAGCATCGTCCCTTCCGAGAGGCTGTTCAACACGCCGACGGAGAACGGTAGCTTCGGCCAGTCCAGGCTCATGATggaacattttgaaaaactcaTCTTTTTGAAAGTGAATCTTCCCTTGATATACTTTCAGTATTGA